The sequence ATTGCCACAGATGTCCACATCCTCTTCGATAGGTTCGCCGCCTGCGATCAAACAAAAAATTGAATACTGCAAAGAAGGCGTGTAATTTAAATCCATTGAAAATTTCAAGCTATATGAAAATAAACCTTTGCAAGGATTTGTAGAAGAGTGGCTAAGGCCAGATACATTCACAGCTTCATTCTCGGAGGGCTCAGATTTCACCTGCTGGCTCTGCTCTTTCTCTTGCAAATACTTGTCAACATGTTTCTTCAGCTCAAATAACAAGTCATCACTGACAGCATGGATGTCAATCTCTATCTCTCCATCCCCAGACAAATCTGCATTGCTGTCGATGCATTGTTGTAGCAGTTCAAATATGTGAGGAGGTAACTCATCAGATATGGATGCCAAGCAGTTCCCAAAGGCTTCCCTCTCTTCAGCTGTCATCTTCGGTGTTTCTGGCTCTGTCTGTCGTGCACACTCCATTGACACATCACTGCGGTCCACAGGAGGTGTCTTCCTCCTCTTCGAGTCAGCCCTGTCAACCTCAACATGTTTCTCAGTGGCAGCAGAAGCCAATTTCTTCTCAATTGGCCTCCATCGACTCTCAAACATCTTGTTCAGCTGGATGGCCATGTCGTGCACAGCATGCCCCCGCGGATTATAAGCCATAGCGTTGTTAAAGGTCAGCCGGACATCAGCAGCAAAATCTGATGGACTTGTGTATGAACCAGATTCAAGCTTTTTCTTGACAGTACCAAGATCCATTGGGGTCTTCACAATGTCAAAATAATCAGGAATTTGCAGCTTCACAATATCAACTGGAACATTGAATATATGACTATACTTTTGAGTCATAAGCTTCTTCAAAATAGCTTCACACTGCTTAAACGCTGCAGCTTCAGATAACACAGTGGAAGTCTCCGGCCGCGGTTTTGTAGGCAAGAATCGTCCCTTTGCACCACGTATAACATTGGTCCCACCACGCTGAGACTTCTGTGGCTTCTTAGCTCGAGGTGCAGCTGAGGATGACAAAGCAGGTGCCCGATTGAGAGGAACAGGGGCTGCAAACTCTGGCTTCTTGAGGAGATCCCGCACCGAATCAAGCTCTGCCCGGAATCTCTTTCGAAGGTACCGCCGTTCAGATGACGACATCTTAGAGGGCACCAAGATCTCCCGCTTCACATCAAAGCCAACGCTGTTCAGGCTGATGCACTTGCGCTTTGGCACAGATGAGTCCTCAGAATCAACACGAAGAGGACTACCAGCTGCAACTCCCGACTCGCCAACAGTCTCTGCATAACCACGGGAAGAGGCTGCCCTGAAGACCATTTCCTCGTATCCCCGTTTCATTGGCCTCTGCTGCCCAAACTCCATTAAAACCGTCGGTGTCATGTGCCCAGGCGCCAGCGGGTCACAGATCTGTTCAGCATTTACAACCATTTTCAGTGGCACACACCAAATTCAAgctacagaagcaacagaaataaaGCACAAAAGGCAAAAAAATAACAATATCCTCTCCAAAACCCTAATCCTAAACGGGAATCTTAACACCAATACGAACCACCAACCGCGCACGAATCCAACAGCGCAGCCCTCAAATCCTCCAATTCGCGCCCGAATCAGACACCTCACCGCGTCAATCGAAGAAACCCCCGAAATCCAAAGGTAGTCCAAATTCGAAAGAAGAGGATGCGAGCTCGGAACCTGGTAACGCTGGATCTGAAGCAGCTGCAACCCCAAGGTCGGGATCCGGGAGCGAGACGCCGGCGTCCACGCTCAGGCGCGCAAGGGAGCTGGATCTCCACGGCAGCGGAGCGGATCTGGGAGCGCGGTGGCCGCCCGGTCGGGCCTCGCCTTATCCTCTTTTTTATTTTTCGCCTCCCAGTTGGAGTCGAGTCGTCTCCTCGCTGCACAGCCTTGCTATTTTTTTTTCCTCCTTTTTTTTCCTTCGCCAAGCCACTGAACCCGCTACTGCTTTGATCGCGAGAGGTGAGACCCGAACCAGAAGCGATGCGAACGTGACGCGCGGGGTGGCGAGCGCCTTCGGGGTGCGTATTTATAAGCCTGCGGTGGGCGAGGAGGCGGTGCAATTTGGATCCGGGCCGTCGGCTGGCGGGGATCGGACGTACCAGGCACCAGATCGGCGAGTGGGTCCGACCGTGAACGGGTGGGGCACGACGTGACGTGGAGGCGGGGGGCGCTTTGACTTTTTCTAGATGGATTTCGGGGGGACGTGGGTTGTTCGCTAATGTATCAATGACTGGTGGGTCATAAAAGTAAACTAGGTCCACATCAAATCGACGGTGTATAGACATACATGAGTACGTGTTGGTAGCGGCCGTCTTTTGTCGTGCACGCGGGATCTGGGTACGGTTTGGGCGCGGAGTGAGTGACTTGGTGAGGAAGGATGCGTGACGCGTGGAAGCAGTTGCCTGCCCTGGGTGGGTCCGAGCACGTAACGGGTTGGATTTCGGATCCAGTTACGTTGCCACGTTGGGCCGGGTCTCGTAGCTTCCGTAGCAGTGGTGATAGGTCCAGTTTTCTATGGGCCAAAACTTATTATTTCCGACTTCCAAGTTGTCAATCAGCCAAAACTAGCCCGTAAGGTGAGGAGTCCGGCTTTGTTGGGCTGTATTTGTGCTCTAGAGTATAGTAGAGTTCATTGTCTGACCAATATGGGTGTTTTATACGAATCAGGAATTTTATAGGAATCGGTCCGTTTTCACGTGAGAAACACAAGAAACGAGAAAAAATATTGCATTTCAACTTGTATACTGTATAGCCATATCATGTAATGAAGCAAAGGAAAAATTGGTTGTCAACTTTAGAAATTGGTAATCTCTATATACACGCTTGTGCCCCTCTTTAACATTGGAAAGCTTTGCTTTTATATCGCTTTGTTCTTGGTGAAAAGAAAGGAGGGTTCTTTTcgacttcggctcaaaaaatactttCGGAATTCACTCATAACAAAGGACGGCATTAGAAAAGGCGCAACCGTCACAAAAAATCATGTATTCAAGCCAAATTTATATTCAACATTAGACAATCCCTTCAACAATAATGTAGTCTTGCATTACAATTTAATTACAAAATGCTTGAAACTTTTATGCCTTGGGATGAAGGTCCCTCATCTATAAACAAGTCTTCAAGCCTGTTTTCAACTTTGGCTTCCTTTGTAGCTCCCTTGTCTTGTAGTATACACAAAACAAAATGGTCGTTAAGGTGCAACATGTGTACATAAAACAAAAACAACAACAATTAAGGAGACGACTCAGAAATAAACCTTTTCCATATAGGCCTTAGCTTTGACTATTGGTAGTTCCCTTCCAACTTTAGCCCATATAAGGGTGAAATATCGCATAGCCACATTTAATGTGTCACCGGATGGTTCCTTTATATCATCTACTAATATTGCGAAATTTGGCCTTTCTGACTGTCTTAATATGTGAGCACCTAGGTTTCTTGAGAACTGAAACTGCACCTCAGGACCCAATCATAGCACAATAGTCCCCATGGGTGCCCATTACTTCGTCGAAGACGCCGATCTCTACTATCCATTATATAGCTTCAACCACGTCCCAATTGCGAAGTTGCTTTCACTGGATGTTGTGCCAATAGAAGCAAAGATATCTTTCAAGTGTTGGTAGCATCATGAAGCCAAAACCAAAACACTGCTCACGAAGTCTTTCTAAAGAGTTGGTGAGATTGCTcttttcttgcttttcttgttcgagcTCCTTTTCACATTTTTTCAATCCTGGACGAAGCTGAGATATTTCATCATTATATCTCTACTCTCACTCCTTCATCTCCACCCTCATTTTTCTATTcttcattttgtttttcaaattCTTCATATTTTGGTTCTTTTCTTTATTCAAATCTTGATTTTCATTTTGGACCCTAGCCAAGACTTCATTCAATGTTTTGATTTCTCCATCTTTTTCATCATTATTTTTTCAAAGCCCCTCAACTTTAGTTTGTAAGTTCAAATTAGCAGTCTTGGTTTTACGCTCCTCCGAATCTTGTTGCACCATAAGTGCTTTGTTGAGCAGTAAACCTTGTGGTTTAAAAATAGAGTTAGTGCATTGTACCTTTGTAAAAAAATCTTTGAAAAGCAAGACTCCTAACCTTGATGTTTGAATAAGCCAAGCATTCATCCATCTTTGCTTTTTCAAGGTGCTTAGATCATGTTCCAGCTTCCAAAACCCAACGTTGTGCGTCATATTCCTTACTATTTCGCTCTCTTCGTAGTCAGGAACGCATGCCAAAATATCCTTCTCACTTCCACCAAATATACTAGCCCCTACAGGATAACCAAAGGCTTCAACATGTTCTTCTAGCTTACTTGTTTCTTTTGTATCAAGCTCTTTGCCAGCAATGTGCTTGATACTAAAAGATGAATTTTCCTTCAACCTTCTTTGGGTAGGGATATTGCTTCA is a genomic window of Zea mays cultivar B73 chromosome 5, Zm-B73-REFERENCE-NAM-5.0, whole genome shotgun sequence containing:
- the LOC542112 gene encoding uncharacterized protein LOC542112, which encodes MTPTVLMEFGQQRPMKRGYEEMVFRAASSRGYAETVGESGVAAGSPLRVDSEDSSVPKRKCISLNSVGFDVKREILVPSKMSSSERRYLRKRFRAELDSVRDLLKKPEFAAPVPLNRAPALSSSAAPRAKKPQKSQRGGTNVIRGAKGRFLPTKPRPETSTVLSEAAAFKQCEAILKKLMTQKYSHIFNVPVDIVKLQIPDYFDIVKTPMDLGTVKKKLESGSYTSPSDFAADVRLTFNNAMAYNPRGHAVHDMAIQLNKMFESRWRPIEKKLASAATEKHVEVDRADSKRRKTPPVDRSDVSMECARQTEPETPKMTAEEREAFGNCLASISDELPPHIFELLQQCIDSNADLSGDGEIEIDIHAVSDDLLFELKKHVDKYLQEKEQSQQVKSEPSENEAVNVSGLSHSSTNPCKGGEPIEEDVDICGNASPIMLDKDAQIRNSKCGSPSSSSSDSESSSSDSDSGSDSESESEKVGSPGKLAKGTKKPDQLVEQEKSDVISPADANRPAAIVGLHGEDSESKPAPGGENSEPDTQVSPDRLLRAALLRSRYADVIVKARGILSQGGDKQEELEKLQKEEKERLLAEGTAAMEACRAEAEAEKKRKRNFEREKARQALQEMERTVEINDNLHLKDLELLGTATTEHIVSSVDETSPERSHDGMAGYHPGAVNPLEQLGLFIKVDDEEDDEQCSLH